The following are encoded together in the Thiobacillus sp. SCUT-2 genome:
- the nrfD gene encoding NrfD/PsrC family molybdoenzyme membrane anchor subunit — protein MASITFREVEGSSLKYWMLFGGIGLFVLFGFLSYLYMHHHGHVVTGMDNQVVWGLPHVFAVFLIVAASGALNVASIASVFNKPMYKPLAPLSAILALALLAGGLLVLVLDLGRSDRLIVAMTHFNFTSMFTWNVFLYSGFFVLVGIYLWTMLDSSVKAYTKVAGTAAFLWRLILTTGTGSLFGFLIARALYGSAMLAPMFIIMSFAYGLAIYLLVLAASYAWTGRPLGDVVMNRLRYLLAVFVAAVLYFVVVYHLTNLYFAKMHGAEAFILRDGGDITTLFWVGQIVVGCVLPLVILLTGLGKQRSWVLVACVLVILGGIAQEYVTIIGAQAYPLEMFPGMTMKSTFYDGVVHDYSPSTPEWFLGLGGVAIALLITTFAVKVLRLLPVSLDDATVAKLEH, from the coding sequence ATGGCAAGCATTACTTTCCGCGAAGTTGAAGGCAGCAGCCTGAAGTACTGGATGCTGTTCGGCGGCATCGGCCTTTTCGTGCTGTTCGGCTTTCTGTCCTACCTGTACATGCACCATCACGGCCACGTCGTGACGGGCATGGACAACCAGGTCGTCTGGGGCCTGCCGCACGTGTTTGCGGTGTTCCTGATCGTGGCGGCCTCGGGCGCGCTGAACGTCGCGTCGATCGCGTCGGTGTTCAACAAACCCATGTACAAGCCGCTGGCGCCGCTTTCGGCGATTCTCGCGCTGGCCCTGCTGGCGGGTGGCCTGCTGGTGCTCGTCCTCGATCTCGGCCGCTCGGACCGCCTGATCGTCGCGATGACCCACTTCAACTTCACGTCGATGTTCACGTGGAACGTGTTCCTCTATTCGGGTTTCTTCGTGCTGGTCGGGATCTACCTCTGGACCATGCTCGACAGCAGCGTGAAGGCGTATACGAAGGTCGCCGGCACCGCCGCCTTCCTGTGGCGGCTGATTCTCACGACCGGTACCGGTTCGCTGTTCGGTTTCCTGATCGCGCGTGCCCTGTACGGCAGTGCGATGCTGGCGCCGATGTTCATCATCATGTCGTTTGCCTACGGCCTCGCGATCTATCTGCTCGTGCTGGCCGCGTCGTACGCATGGACCGGTCGCCCGCTCGGCGACGTCGTGATGAACCGCCTGCGCTACCTGCTGGCCGTATTCGTCGCCGCCGTGCTCTACTTCGTGGTGGTCTACCACCTGACCAACCTCTACTTCGCGAAAATGCACGGGGCGGAAGCCTTCATCCTGCGCGATGGGGGGGACATCACCACCCTGTTCTGGGTGGGCCAGATCGTCGTCGGCTGCGTGCTTCCGCTCGTGATCCTGCTGACCGGCCTTGGCAAGCAGCGCAGCTGGGTCCTCGTGGCCTGCGTGCTCGTGATCCTCGGCGGCATCGCGCAGGAGTACGTGACCATCATCGGCGCCCAGGCCTATCCCCTGGAAATGTTCCCGGGCATGACGATGAAGAGCACGTTCTATGACGGCGTCGTGCATGACTACTCGCCCAGTACGCCTGAATGGTTCCTCGGGCTCGGCGGGGTGGCGATCGCGCTGCTCATCACGACCTTCGCGGTCAAGGTGCTCCGTCTGCTGCCGGTCAGCCTGGACGACGCCACCGTCGCCAAGCTGGAACACTGA
- the dsrO gene encoding sulfate reduction electron transfer complex DsrMKJOP subunit DsrO, with the protein MKSMTDNSPASPERRRFLGAATVAAGVTLAPGVMLVEVAHGRPEDQAASGAVRWGMLVDATKCASGCDECVSACSTENGWTPVAESKHPKQAPQWIRKLELQDPLTQQETNLPMLCQHCAEPPCVDVCPTGASFKRADGIVLVNRHTCIGCRYCMMACPYKARSLVHEPLNDTQKPDVPRGVGCVEACTFCVQKVDRGDGTTACVEACTKAGHNALVFGDMNDPESEISKRLRELPTKQVRADLNLNVGVRYHGI; encoded by the coding sequence ATGAAATCGATGACTGACAATTCGCCCGCGTCGCCCGAGCGGCGCCGGTTTCTCGGGGCCGCTACGGTCGCCGCAGGCGTCACGCTCGCTCCAGGCGTGATGCTGGTCGAAGTGGCGCACGGCCGCCCCGAAGACCAGGCGGCCAGCGGCGCGGTGCGCTGGGGCATGCTGGTCGACGCCACCAAGTGCGCGAGCGGCTGCGACGAGTGCGTCAGCGCGTGCAGCACCGAGAACGGCTGGACGCCGGTTGCCGAGAGCAAGCACCCCAAGCAGGCGCCGCAGTGGATCCGCAAGCTGGAACTCCAGGATCCGCTGACGCAGCAGGAGACCAACCTGCCGATGCTGTGCCAGCACTGCGCCGAGCCGCCGTGCGTCGACGTCTGCCCGACGGGCGCGTCGTTCAAGCGTGCCGACGGCATTGTCCTGGTGAACCGCCACACCTGCATCGGTTGCCGTTACTGCATGATGGCCTGCCCGTACAAGGCTCGCTCGCTGGTTCACGAGCCGCTGAACGACACGCAGAAGCCGGATGTTCCCCGCGGCGTTGGATGTGTCGAGGCCTGTACGTTCTGCGTGCAGAAGGTCGACCGCGGCGACGGCACCACCGCCTGCGTCGAGGCCTGTACCAAGGCCGGTCATAACGCCCTGGTGTTCGGCGACATGAACGACCCCGAAAGCGAGATTTCGAAGCGGCTGCGCGAACTGCCGACCAAGCAGGTCCGCGCCGACCTCAATCTCAATGTCGGCGTCCGCTACCACGGAATCTAA
- a CDS encoding NAD(P)-binding protein produces the protein MAVTTNKAAKTEGMTWRRFKDGESDKNYRSSQDRIFQSSWTHKCPEYMLSTPPCQGSCPAGEDIRGYLNIARGIEKPPAGVTWQEYAFRRLTEANPFPGVMGRVCPAPCESGCNRNMVEDHVGINSVEHFIGDWGIANNMAFTSAATETGKKVAVIGAGPAGLAAAYQLRLRGHAVTIFDEHEELGGMMRYGIPGFRTPREMLDAEINRIIAMGVETRLKTRVGSDISFDELDKNYDAIFMAMGAQAGRPLPVPGAEAPNCVTAVAFLRAFNEGRLQHVGNRVVVIGGGDTSIDVATVARRLGNVTKSGSHDDRPEAVISGHMASDVAAISAREGADVVLVSRATVDKMAANKHEVEHAQQEGIEIIGGVTPVAVVVDANGRATALRVADFVMEGKETKIVEGTERDLPADLIVSAIGQGVDFTGLEQFNNNNGLIKADKNYRFPGNDKVFVGGDVIRPHLLTTAIGHASIAVDGIDAFLAGKELDKRPKVDVHHFDEIRKWLESGHEYNEVHGQDWGTSARKDILHNFEDRSQRHIIPHNELFLGHFPNVARHIRDVTVLDKEQALGNFEERLHALSEKQVVEEAKRCMSCGQCFECDNCVVYCPQTAVFKVKKKDNPTVGRYVDTDYGKCIGCHICADVCPTGYIVMGMGD, from the coding sequence ATGGCTGTCACGACGAACAAAGCAGCAAAGACCGAAGGCATGACATGGCGTCGCTTCAAGGATGGCGAGTCCGACAAGAACTATCGTTCTTCGCAGGATCGCATCTTCCAGTCGAGCTGGACCCACAAGTGTCCCGAGTACATGCTCTCCACGCCTCCCTGCCAGGGCTCGTGCCCGGCGGGTGAAGACATTCGCGGCTATCTGAACATCGCGCGCGGCATCGAGAAGCCGCCTGCAGGCGTGACCTGGCAGGAGTACGCCTTCCGCCGCCTCACCGAAGCCAACCCCTTCCCGGGCGTGATGGGCCGTGTCTGCCCGGCGCCGTGCGAATCCGGCTGTAACCGCAACATGGTCGAAGACCACGTCGGCATCAACTCCGTCGAGCACTTCATCGGCGACTGGGGCATTGCCAACAACATGGCGTTCACCTCCGCCGCGACCGAAACCGGCAAGAAGGTCGCCGTCATCGGCGCCGGCCCGGCGGGCCTGGCCGCCGCCTACCAGCTGCGCCTGCGCGGCCACGCCGTCACCATCTTCGACGAGCACGAGGAGCTTGGCGGCATGATGCGCTACGGCATCCCGGGTTTCCGCACCCCGCGCGAAATGCTCGACGCCGAAATCAACCGCATCATCGCCATGGGCGTCGAGACCCGTCTCAAGACCCGCGTCGGCAGCGACATCAGCTTCGACGAACTGGACAAGAACTACGATGCCATCTTCATGGCCATGGGTGCCCAGGCTGGCCGTCCGCTCCCGGTTCCCGGCGCCGAGGCGCCCAACTGCGTGACCGCCGTCGCCTTCCTGCGTGCCTTCAACGAGGGCCGCCTGCAGCACGTCGGCAACCGCGTCGTCGTCATCGGCGGCGGCGATACCTCGATCGACGTCGCGACCGTTGCTCGCCGTCTCGGCAATGTGACCAAGTCCGGCAGCCATGACGATCGTCCGGAAGCCGTGATCTCCGGGCACATGGCGTCCGACGTTGCCGCCATTTCCGCCCGCGAAGGCGCCGACGTGGTGCTGGTTTCCCGCGCCACCGTCGACAAGATGGCCGCCAACAAGCATGAAGTCGAGCATGCGCAGCAGGAAGGCATCGAGATCATCGGCGGCGTGACCCCGGTGGCGGTGGTCGTTGACGCCAACGGCCGTGCCACCGCCCTGCGCGTGGCGGACTTCGTGATGGAAGGCAAGGAAACCAAGATTGTCGAAGGCACCGAGCGTGACCTGCCGGCCGACCTGATCGTTTCCGCGATCGGCCAGGGCGTCGATTTCACGGGCCTCGAACAGTTCAACAACAACAACGGCCTGATCAAGGCCGACAAGAACTACCGTTTCCCCGGCAACGACAAGGTCTTCGTCGGCGGCGACGTGATCCGTCCGCACCTGCTGACTACCGCGATCGGCCACGCCTCGATCGCCGTCGACGGCATCGACGCCTTCCTCGCCGGCAAGGAGCTCGACAAGCGTCCGAAGGTCGACGTGCACCACTTCGACGAGATCCGCAAGTGGCTCGAATCCGGCCACGAGTACAACGAAGTGCATGGCCAGGACTGGGGTACTTCTGCGCGCAAGGACATCCTGCACAACTTCGAAGATCGGTCGCAGCGTCACATCATCCCGCACAACGAGCTGTTCCTCGGCCATTTCCCCAACGTTGCGCGCCACATCCGTGACGTGACCGTGCTCGACAAGGAACAGGCCCTGGGCAACTTCGAAGAACGCCTGCACGCGCTGTCCGAGAAGCAGGTCGTGGAAGAGGCCAAGCGCTGCATGTCCTGCGGCCAGTGCTTCGAGTGCGACAACTGCGTCGTCTACTGCCCGCAGACCGCGGTGTTCAAGGTGAAGAAGAAGGACAACCCGACCGTGGGTCGTTACGTCGACACCGACTACGGCAAGTGCATCGGCTGCCACATCTGTGCGGACGTCTGCCCGACCGGCTACATCGTCATGGGCATGGGTGACTAA
- the dsrK gene encoding sulfate reduction electron transfer complex DsrMKJOP subunit DsrK, with the protein MAAADFDIPELKDDIEVPKLREGVMAHVKTFPAPKAVQDFMGYPHELVEDWKERAIEKMGDLLGKYRSLKVFLDACVHCGACTDKCHYYLGTSDPKNMPVARQDLMRQVYRRYFTPAGKLFPKLVGAKDLTKDILDEWYSYYHQCSECRRCSVFCPYGIDTAEITMAGREILNHVGIGQKYSNEILGKVQKIGNNLGLPGPALEDTLAGLEEDIEADTGVPVKLPMDVKGAEVLLITPSADFFSEPHVESLIGYAKVFHAAGISWTLSSYASEAGNFGLFNGNYETMRNVAMRIRDAALELGAKRIVVGECGHAWRVAYSFWNTLTGIGYGGDDPFSIELQKQLDPSYPQPQHICELTNDLIKQGKIQVDPSVNDEFVVTYHDSCNVARASRMGTEPGGQFEIPRELIKAVVNNYHDMADGTIREATFCCGGGGGLLTDDLMEVRVKGALPRATALNNVVKEHQVNFLALICAICKAQFTKVLPKYGFDMSMVGGVHQLVGRAVKLD; encoded by the coding sequence GTGGCTGCTGCAGATTTTGATATTCCAGAACTGAAGGACGACATCGAGGTTCCCAAGCTGCGGGAAGGCGTGATGGCGCACGTCAAGACGTTCCCCGCGCCGAAGGCGGTGCAGGACTTCATGGGTTATCCGCACGAGCTCGTCGAAGACTGGAAGGAGCGTGCCATCGAGAAGATGGGCGACCTGCTGGGCAAGTACCGCTCGCTCAAGGTCTTTCTCGACGCCTGCGTGCATTGCGGCGCCTGTACCGACAAGTGCCACTACTACCTCGGCACGTCCGACCCCAAGAACATGCCGGTCGCGCGGCAGGACCTGATGCGCCAGGTTTACCGTCGCTACTTCACCCCCGCCGGCAAGCTGTTCCCCAAACTCGTCGGCGCAAAGGACCTGACCAAGGACATCCTCGACGAGTGGTACAGCTATTACCACCAGTGTTCCGAATGCCGTCGCTGCTCGGTCTTCTGCCCATACGGCATCGACACCGCCGAGATCACGATGGCCGGTCGCGAGATCCTCAACCACGTCGGCATCGGGCAGAAGTACTCCAACGAGATTCTCGGCAAGGTGCAAAAGATCGGCAACAACCTCGGCCTGCCGGGACCGGCGCTGGAAGACACGCTCGCCGGCCTCGAGGAGGACATCGAAGCCGACACCGGCGTGCCGGTCAAGCTGCCGATGGACGTGAAAGGTGCCGAAGTGCTGCTGATCACGCCCTCCGCCGACTTCTTCTCGGAGCCGCACGTCGAGTCGCTGATCGGCTATGCCAAGGTCTTCCATGCCGCGGGCATCAGCTGGACGCTGTCGTCCTACGCGTCGGAAGCCGGCAACTTTGGCCTCTTCAACGGCAATTACGAGACGATGCGCAATGTCGCCATGCGCATCCGCGACGCGGCTCTGGAACTGGGCGCCAAGCGCATCGTGGTGGGCGAGTGCGGCCATGCCTGGCGCGTCGCCTACAGCTTCTGGAACACGCTGACCGGTATCGGCTACGGCGGCGATGACCCGTTCTCGATCGAACTGCAGAAACAGCTCGACCCGAGCTACCCGCAGCCCCAGCACATTTGCGAACTGACCAACGACCTGATCAAGCAGGGCAAGATCCAGGTCGACCCGTCGGTCAACGACGAGTTCGTCGTGACCTACCACGACTCGTGCAACGTCGCCCGCGCTTCGCGCATGGGCACGGAGCCGGGCGGCCAGTTCGAAATTCCGCGCGAGTTGATCAAGGCGGTCGTGAACAACTACCACGACATGGCGGACGGCACGATCCGTGAGGCCACGTTCTGCTGCGGCGGTGGCGGCGGCCTGCTGACGGACGATCTCATGGAGGTGCGGGTCAAGGGTGCGCTGCCCCGCGCGACCGCACTCAACAACGTGGTCAAGGAACACCAGGTCAACTTCCTGGCCCTGATCTGCGCCATCTGCAAGGCGCAATTCACCAAGGTCTTGCCCAAGTACGGCTTCGACATGAGCATGGTGGGCGGTGTGCATCAGCTGGTCGGCCGGGCGGTCAAGCTCGACTGA
- a CDS encoding respiratory nitrate reductase subunit gamma has translation MIYAGLFYIATVLLVVGLIYKIFDYSRTPAPLLIPTTPAPTTKPGVVYRMAKEVVVFESLFKSNKWIWVFGWLFHFGLFLVLARHLRYFTQPVWFWVDIVQPFGKYASIMMVIGLAGLLARRFLVDRVRYISTPSDYLILVLLLAIGASGMVMTFVAHTDIISLKEFFMGLMYFDIQPLPQDPPLLVHLALVATLMVIFPISKLLHAPGVFFSPTRNQVDNPREHRHVAAWAARLERNN, from the coding sequence ATGATTTACGCCGGGCTGTTCTACATCGCCACCGTGCTGCTGGTGGTGGGCTTGATCTACAAGATTTTTGATTACAGCCGGACGCCCGCTCCGCTGCTCATCCCGACGACTCCCGCCCCGACCACGAAGCCGGGCGTCGTCTACCGCATGGCCAAGGAGGTCGTGGTCTTCGAGTCGCTCTTCAAGTCGAACAAGTGGATCTGGGTCTTCGGCTGGCTGTTCCACTTCGGCCTGTTCCTAGTCCTCGCACGTCATCTCCGCTATTTCACCCAACCCGTCTGGTTCTGGGTCGATATCGTCCAGCCGTTCGGCAAGTACGCGAGCATCATGATGGTGATCGGCCTCGCGGGCCTTCTGGCGCGGCGCTTCCTTGTCGACCGCGTGCGCTACATCTCGACGCCCTCCGACTACCTCATCCTGGTCCTGCTTCTCGCCATCGGCGCGTCGGGCATGGTGATGACCTTCGTCGCCCATACCGACATCATCTCGCTGAAAGAATTTTTCATGGGCCTGATGTATTTCGACATCCAGCCGCTCCCCCAGGATCCTCCCCTGCTGGTGCACCTGGCGCTGGTCGCGACGCTGATGGTCATTTTCCCGATCAGCAAGCTGTTGCATGCTCCGGGCGTGTTCTTCAGCCCGACCCGCAACCAGGTCGACAACCCGCGTGAGCATCGCCACGTCGCGGCCTGGGCGGCGCGCCTGGAACGGAACAACTGA
- a CDS encoding TusE/DsrC/DsvC family sulfur relay protein produces the protein MPMVNIAGKEVEVDEEGYLVDLSQWNEDIAKYMAVEEKVDLTEAHWEVVNFLREYYAEYQIAPAVRVLTKAIGKKLGPEKGNNKYLYELFPYGPAKQACKIAGLPKPTGCI, from the coding sequence ATGCCTATGGTGAACATCGCCGGTAAGGAAGTCGAAGTCGACGAGGAAGGCTATCTGGTCGATCTGTCGCAGTGGAACGAAGACATTGCCAAGTACATGGCCGTCGAAGAAAAGGTTGACCTGACCGAAGCGCACTGGGAAGTCGTCAACTTCCTGCGCGAGTACTACGCCGAATACCAGATCGCCCCCGCTGTCCGCGTTCTGACCAAGGCGATCGGCAAGAAGCTCGGCCCCGAGAAGGGCAACAACAAGTACCTGTACGAGTTGTTCCCCTACGGCCCCGCCAAGCAGGCCTGTAAGATCGCCGGCCTGCCCAAGCCGACTGGCTGTATCTAA
- the tusB gene encoding sulfurtransferase complex subunit TusB, which produces MLHIVNKSASERSSLDSCLKLATKGSAVLLIEDAVYAATKGNPVAAKIQAAQADLKIYALGPDLAARGMAGRVLDGVNVVDYGGFVDLVAEHSNCQSWL; this is translated from the coding sequence ATGCTGCATATCGTGAACAAATCGGCCTCTGAGCGCAGCTCGCTGGACAGCTGCCTGAAGTTGGCCACCAAAGGTTCCGCCGTTTTGCTGATCGAGGACGCGGTCTACGCTGCGACCAAGGGCAATCCGGTGGCGGCGAAAATCCAGGCAGCACAAGCTGACCTCAAGATTTACGCACTCGGTCCCGATCTGGCGGCGCGTGGCATGGCCGGGCGCGTGCTGGACGGTGTCAATGTCGTGGATTACGGCGGTTTTGTGGATCTGGTCGCAGAACACAGCAACTGTCAGTCTTGGCTGTAA
- the tusC gene encoding sulfurtransferase complex subunit TusC, whose product MSDMDMEDDGSGIVKKFMFLNRKAPHGTVYALEGLEVVLITAAFDQDVSLVFTDDGVYQLMKGIDTKGVEVKDFSKTYRALEGYDIEKLYVDRSSMDARGLTEDDLIVDVTVLSDDEMKNLMAEQDVVISF is encoded by the coding sequence ATGAGCGATATGGATATGGAAGACGACGGCTCCGGCATCGTCAAGAAATTCATGTTCCTGAACCGCAAGGCGCCGCACGGTACCGTGTACGCGCTGGAAGGCCTGGAGGTGGTGTTGATTACCGCTGCTTTCGATCAGGACGTGAGCCTGGTGTTCACCGACGACGGCGTGTACCAGCTGATGAAGGGCATCGACACCAAGGGTGTCGAGGTCAAGGACTTTTCCAAGACCTACCGTGCGCTGGAAGGCTACGACATCGAGAAACTCTATGTCGACCGTTCCTCGATGGACGCGCGCGGCCTGACCGAGGATGACCTGATTGTCGACGTGACCGTTCTATCGGACGACGAGATGAAGAATCTCATGGCCGAGCAAGACGTCGTGATCAGCTTCTAA
- the tusD gene encoding sulfurtransferase complex subunit TusD: MQFGILINEGPYNHQASDSAYLFARTAIEKGHKIPRVFFYHDGVNNSTRMAEPPQDDRNVTARWSKLAEDHGIDLVVCVAAALRRGIKDELLAPGFRISGLGQLVEMGIQYDRLVTFGD, encoded by the coding sequence ATGCAATTCGGCATTCTGATTAACGAGGGGCCTTACAACCATCAGGCCAGTGACTCCGCTTATCTCTTCGCCCGCACGGCGATCGAGAAGGGTCACAAGATTCCCCGTGTCTTTTTCTACCATGACGGCGTGAACAACTCGACGCGCATGGCCGAGCCGCCGCAGGATGACCGCAACGTCACCGCGCGCTGGTCCAAGCTGGCCGAAGATCACGGCATCGATCTCGTCGTGTGCGTGGCCGCCGCGCTCCGTCGCGGCATCAAGGACGAACTGCTGGCCCCGGGATTCCGCATTTCCGGTCTGGGTCAGTTGGTGGAAATGGGTATTCAGTACGATCGTCTCGTGACGTTCGGTGATTGA
- the dsrB gene encoding dissimilatory-type sulfite reductase subunit beta, which translates to MAELRPPIESGAPDPMPYMHPVMVKNYGKWAFHSHPKPGVLYHRAESGDEIWTVKAGTARQMDHYTIRELADIADQYADGYVRFTARSNIEYMVADGSKVEPLIKALSEKGYPIGGTANSVSMIAHTQGFLHCDIPGTDASGVVKALMDELYDDFVKCEMPNRVKLSTSCCEINCGGQADIAIIVQHTKPPKINHDLVANVCERPSVVARCPVAAIRPALVNGKPSLEVDEKKCICCGACYPPCPPMQINDPEHSKIAIWVGGKNSNARSKPTFHKLVANGLPNRAPRWPEVAEVVKKILATYKEDGKPWERMIDWIDRIGWPAFFEKTGLPFTKYHIDNWRGGRYNLNASAHIRF; encoded by the coding sequence ATGGCAGAACTACGTCCGCCTATCGAGTCCGGCGCACCGGATCCGATGCCCTACATGCACCCCGTGATGGTGAAGAACTACGGCAAGTGGGCTTTCCACAGCCACCCGAAGCCGGGTGTCCTGTACCACCGCGCCGAGTCCGGCGACGAAATCTGGACCGTCAAGGCCGGCACGGCACGCCAGATGGACCATTACACCATCCGCGAGCTGGCTGACATCGCCGACCAATACGCTGACGGTTACGTGCGTTTCACTGCGCGTTCCAACATCGAATACATGGTGGCCGACGGTTCCAAGGTCGAGCCGCTGATCAAGGCGCTGAGCGAGAAGGGCTACCCCATCGGTGGCACCGCGAACTCGGTGTCCATGATTGCGCACACCCAGGGCTTCCTGCATTGCGACATCCCTGGTACCGATGCCTCCGGCGTGGTGAAGGCGCTGATGGACGAGCTGTACGACGACTTTGTCAAGTGCGAGATGCCTAACCGCGTCAAGCTGTCGACCTCGTGCTGCGAGATCAACTGCGGCGGCCAGGCGGACATCGCCATCATCGTCCAGCACACCAAGCCGCCCAAGATCAACCACGATCTGGTGGCCAACGTGTGTGAGCGTCCTTCCGTCGTGGCGCGCTGCCCGGTGGCTGCGATCCGTCCCGCCCTGGTGAACGGCAAGCCCTCGCTGGAAGTGGACGAGAAGAAATGTATCTGCTGCGGCGCCTGCTATCCTCCCTGCCCGCCGATGCAGATCAACGATCCCGAGCACTCCAAGATCGCGATCTGGGTGGGCGGCAAGAACTCGAACGCCCGTTCCAAGCCGACCTTCCACAAGCTGGTTGCGAACGGACTGCCGAACAGGGCGCCGCGCTGGCCGGAAGTTGCCGAAGTGGTCAAGAAGATCCTCGCGACCTACAAGGAAGACGGCAAGCCTTGGGAGCGCATGATCGACTGGATCGACCGTATCGGTTGGCCCGCGTTCTTCGAGAAGACCGGTCTGCCCTTCACCAAGTATCACATCGATAACTGGCGTGGTGGCCGTTACAACCTGAACGCCTCCGCGCACATCCGCTTCTGA
- the dsrA gene encoding dissimilatory-type sulfite reductase subunit alpha — protein sequence MAKKMIDTPNLDELESGPWPSFVTGLKRLAKENDMMVDLMGQLETSYKDMKGYWKGGTVGVFGYGGGVIPRFTELKDENHQPLFPEAAEFHTLRIQPPAGMHYTSDLLRKMCDVWTATGGSGLIAFHGQSGDIMFQGVKTENVQKAFDELNEMGFDLGGAGPALRTSMSCVGAARCEHSCFDEAKALRTVINNNIDDMHRPSLPYKFKFKFSGCPNDCVNAIQRSDMATIGTWRDNIRVDEAQVQAYYKDHGMKGLVNDVISKCPTKAITLVASAEFKGGDKISAANLGDGNTMCIDNKNCVRCMHCLNVIPGGLRVGLDKGVTILVGGKGVLKIGATMGTVVIPFMKLESDEDFERLNELSRNIIDFFAENALEHERTGEMIDRIGLANFLEGMDLPVDPNMINAPRSNPYFRSDDWDEQVEKWNEYKQSSAA from the coding sequence ATGGCAAAGAAGATGATTGATACGCCCAATCTGGACGAGCTCGAGAGCGGTCCGTGGCCTAGCTTCGTGACGGGTCTGAAGCGCCTGGCCAAGGAGAACGACATGATGGTTGACCTGATGGGTCAGCTGGAAACGTCCTACAAGGACATGAAGGGTTACTGGAAGGGCGGTACGGTCGGCGTGTTCGGTTACGGTGGTGGCGTGATTCCCCGTTTCACCGAACTGAAGGACGAAAATCATCAGCCGCTGTTCCCCGAGGCTGCCGAATTCCACACCCTCCGCATCCAGCCGCCCGCCGGCATGCACTACACGTCCGACCTGCTGCGCAAGATGTGCGACGTCTGGACTGCCACCGGCGGTTCGGGCCTGATTGCGTTCCATGGCCAGTCCGGCGACATCATGTTCCAGGGCGTCAAGACCGAAAACGTCCAGAAGGCGTTCGACGAGCTGAACGAAATGGGCTTTGACCTGGGTGGTGCAGGCCCCGCGCTGCGTACGTCGATGTCCTGCGTCGGCGCTGCGCGCTGCGAGCATTCCTGCTTCGACGAAGCCAAGGCGCTGCGCACCGTCATCAACAACAACATCGACGACATGCACCGTCCGTCGCTGCCCTACAAGTTCAAGTTCAAGTTCTCCGGCTGCCCGAACGACTGCGTCAACGCCATCCAGCGCTCCGACATGGCTACCATCGGCACCTGGCGCGACAACATCCGTGTCGATGAGGCGCAGGTCCAGGCCTACTACAAGGACCACGGCATGAAGGGTCTGGTCAACGACGTGATCAGCAAGTGCCCGACCAAGGCGATCACCCTGGTTGCCAGCGCCGAATTCAAGGGTGGTGATAAGATTTCTGCCGCCAACCTGGGCGACGGCAACACGATGTGCATCGACAACAAGAACTGCGTCCGTTGCATGCATTGCCTGAACGTCATCCCCGGCGGCCTGCGTGTTGGCCTCGACAAGGGTGTGACCATCCTGGTCGGCGGCAAGGGCGTGCTGAAGATCGGCGCCACCATGGGTACGGTCGTGATCCCGTTCATGAAGCTCGAGTCGGACGAGGATTTCGAACGGCTGAACGAGCTGTCGCGCAACATCATCGACTTCTTCGCCGAGAACGCGCTGGAGCACGAGCGCACCGGCGAGATGATCGACCGCATCGGTCTGGCCAACTTCCTCGAAGGCATGGATCTCCCGGTCGATCCCAACATGATCAATGCGCCGCGTTCCAACCCCTACTTCCGTTCCGACGACTGGGACGAGCAGGTCGAGAAGTGGAACGAGTACAAGCAGTCGTCCGCCGCTTAA
- a CDS encoding DUF6967 family protein, which produces MPEITLLDKMRLPFGGQEVEFQHLTHEAGGVPFLRIRIRENKRFTIFDVDPASAQQWAELMAAWAREHAGDKP; this is translated from the coding sequence ATGCCCGAGATTACCCTCCTAGACAAGATGCGCCTGCCCTTCGGCGGTCAGGAAGTCGAATTCCAGCACCTGACCCACGAAGCAGGCGGCGTTCCGTTCCTGCGCATCCGCATCCGCGAGAACAAGCGCTTCACGATCTTCGACGTCGACCCGGCCAGCGCGCAGCAATGGGCCGAGCTGATGGCGGCGTGGGCCCGCGAGCACGCCGGAGACAAGCCATGA